A window of Apium graveolens cultivar Ventura chromosome 8, ASM990537v1, whole genome shotgun sequence contains these coding sequences:
- the LOC141679471 gene encoding uncharacterized protein LOC141679471 — protein sequence MRLSSGKIEQEKHEIAEFSRWVLDVGNGTLSNVHPDDIISDPKVPGKEHSYFSQDSLVDSEGDNNDFGSAFPIEYLNSINMPCLPKHYLKIKEGCVIILMRNLNQIMGLCNGTRMIVKRCLPNSIVCDILTGSQVGTTHIIPRIEMEPSDTQWPFEFKRVQFPVQLCYAMTINKIQGQSLHKVGLYLPRSMFTHGQLYVAVSRVTSPSGLHILIDSDSGGYTNVTANVIFEEVFYNLPSKDNQNR from the exons ATGCGTCTTTCCTCTGGGAAAATAGAACAAGAAAAACATGAAATCGCAGAATTTAGCAGGTGGGTACTTGATGTTGGTAATGGTACTCTTTCCAATGTTCATCCAGATGATATAATCAGTGATCCGAAA GTTCCAGGAAAGGAGCACTCTTATTTTAGTCAAGATTCTTTGGTAGACAGTGAAGGTGATAACAATGATTTTGGTTCTGCTTTTCCAATTGAATACTTGAATTCCATTAATATGCCTTGCCTGCCAAAACATTATTTGAAAATTAAAGAAGGATGCGTGATTATTCTCATGAGAAACCTCAACCAGATCATGGGACTTTGTAATGGGACAAGAATGATTGTCAAAAGGTGTTTGCCCAATAGTATAGTATGTGATATACTTACTGGTTCTCAAGTTGGAACAACTCACATTATTCCACGGATAGAAATGGAACCTTCAGATACTCAATGGCCATTTGAGTTCAAAAGAGTTCAATTTCCAGTCCAGTTGTGTTATGCTATGACGATTAATAAGATTCAGGGACAGTCGCTTCACAAGGTTGGACTTTATTTACCGAGATCCATGTTTACACATGGACAACTTTATGTTGCTGTATCGAGAGTTACTTCTCCTTCAGGCTTACATATTCTGATTGATAGTGATAGTGGAGGATATACAAATGTAACGGCTAATGTAATTTTTGAAGAAGTTTTCTATAATTTGCCGAGCAAAGATAATCAAAATCGGTGA
- the LOC141679473 gene encoding uncharacterized protein LOC141679473, producing the protein MNLHLGGRLWQLFVVDAFAAVEQYRLDWIRNHQSTIRSDLYRSTRDSLTKGDTNPGNIGKNVILPATHTGSQRYMNQYFKDSLAICRTIGHPSLFLTMTCNTQWPKIKQMMEYLPGVDVANKPDVIARVFKLKLDQLLDLIKKKNYFEKCIGVMHVIEFQKRGLPHCHMLIWLHPQSRPYNVQQIDQLISAEIPDKNMDPIGYSVVKAHMIHGPCGKDFSYSPCMVKGKCGRHFPKKYNANTFFDDCGFYVYRRRRTEASVLKKGVLLDNQYVVPYNRDLLLSFHCHINLEVCNSSRSLKYLFKYCLKGHDTATMLLRKKNKKDTPDEMTTKAKSMDEIKNFLDGRYICASEASWRLLGFDIHHRSPSVERLPVHMEDEKCVSFKPHDDLGDVVEKAKIRLTKLEGWFEENKSFPEARQYTYEEFPTYFTWKADLCKWKAQERGQVFGRLSDIHSHSSETFFVRMLLMHIKGATSYQDLKTVNGFVHNSFQEACDALGLLKDDRQWDVAMSENAVHAMPRQLRQLFVHILSNNQVADPLKLWEKYWESMSEDILLIRRRITNNNELHFNQSDIQNFCLAEIEKLFNDVGKSLKDYNSMPFPDDSFMYGLDNRLMSDELSYNKEHEHDEHDKLYKSLNKEQLHAYASIIDSVENGKRVLHVASSGIAATLLPGGRTAHSRFHIPLKVDEYSVAGIKHGTELGELLKQTSLIIWDEPPMQH; encoded by the exons ATGAATCTACATCTTGGTGGTCGTCTTTGGCAATTATTTGTTGTCGACGCATTTGCTGCAGTAGAACAGTATAGATTGGACTGGATTAGAAACCACCAAAGCACCATTCGTTCAGATTTGTACAGGTCTACTCGTGATTCTCTTACTAAAGGTGATACAAATCCTGGAAACATTGGTAAGAATGTCATATTACCAGCAACCCATACAGGTTCTCAACGGTACATGAACCAGTATTTCAAAGATTCTTTGGCTATTTGTCGTACGATTGGACATCCATCATTATTCTTGACAATGACATGTAACACTCAATGGCCGAAAATTAAACAAATGATGGAATATCTTCCCGGAGTGGATGTAGCTAACAAACCCGATGTGATAGCTAGAGTGTTTAAGCTGAAACTTGATCAACTCCTAGACCTTATAAAGAAAAAGAACTACTTCGAAAAATGCATTGGAG TTATGCATGTTATTGAGTTCCAAAAGCGTGGACTTCCTCATTGTCATATGTTAATATGGTTGCACCCGCAAAGTAGACCATACAATGTGCAACAGATTGATCAATTGATATCTGCCGAAATACCAGACAAAAATATGGATCCTATCGGCTATAGCGTAGTTAAAGCGCATATGATACATGGACCATGTGGTAAAGATTTTTCTTATTCTCCGTGTATGGTGAAAGGAAAGTGTGGACGTCATTTTCCTAAAAA GTATAACGCAAACACTTTCTTCGATGATTGTGGATTTTATGTGTATCGTAGAAGGCGGACTGAAGCAAGTGTTTTGAAGAAAGGAGTTCTTCTTGACAACCAGTATGTTGTACCATACAATAGAGATTTATTGTTGAGCTTTCATTGTCATATAAATCTCGAGGTCTGTAACTCCTCGCGATCTTTGAAATATCTTTTTAAATACTGCTTGAAAGGTCATGATACTGCCACAATGCTTCttagaaagaaaaataaaaaagataCACCGGATGAAATGACTACCAAAGCAAAGTCAATGGATGAGATCAAAAATTTCCTTGATGGTCGTTATATATGTGCGTCGGAAGCATCTTGGAGATTGCTAGGTTTTGACATACACCATCGTTCCCCTTCTGTTGAGCGCCTACCTGTACACATGGAAGATGAGAAATGTGTTTCGTTTAAGCCACACGATGATCTTGGAGATGTTGTTGAAAAAGCCAAAATTCGGCTAACCAAACTTGAAGGTTGGtttgaagaaaataaaagttTCCCAGAGGCAAGACAATACACTTATGAAGAATTTCCAACATATTTTACTTGGAAGGCAGATTTATGTAAATGGAAGGCACAGGAACGTGGTCAGGTATTTGGTCGATTATCAGACATTCACTCGCATTCCAGTGAAACATTTTTTGTCAGGATGTTACTCATGCACATCAAAGGTGCCACATCATACCAAGATCTCAAGACTGTTAATGGATTTGTTCATAATTCATTTCAAGAAGCGTGTGACGCACTTGGACTTCTAAAGGACGATAGACAGTGGGATGTTGCTATGTCAGAAAATGCAGTTCATGCAATGCCACGTCAACTCAGGCAGTTATTTGTGCATATATTATCAAACAATCAGGTTGCTGACCCTTTAAAATTATGGGAGAAATATTGGGAATCCATGTCTGAGGATATTTTGTTGATCAGAAGACGGATAACCAACAACAATGAACTGCATTTTAATCAATCAGATATTCAGAATTTTTGTTTGGCAG AAATTGAAAAACTCTTTAACGATGTTGGCAAAAGTCTTAAAGATTACAACTCGATGCCTTTTCCTGATGACAGCTTTATGTATGGACTCGATAACAGATTAATGTCTGATGAACTTTCTTACAACAAGGAACACGAGCATGATGAACATGACAAACTTTATAAATCACTTAATAAAGAGCAGCTTCATGCCTATGCTTCTATTATTGACAGCGTTGAAAATGGCAAAAGAG TTCTTCATGTTGCCTCTTCCGGCATCGCAGCTACGCTGCTTCCTGGGGGAAGAACAGCTCATTCAAGGTTTCACATTCCGTTGAAAGTTGATGAGTACTCAGTTGCCGGGATCAAGCATGGTACTGAACTTGGTGAATTATTGAAACAAACCAGTTTAATTATATGGGATGAACCTCCCATGCAGCACTGA